The genomic region CCCGTCCCAGACCCTCCAGGGCCTGATGCAAATCCTCATCCTCAATATCGCTTAAATTCTTTAACAACCCGCGTTCTTCGGTTTCCGGCAAAGGCGGAACCGGCGGCGGCGGTGACCCTGGAGGCTCTGGCAGGGGCCCTTGATTAATGTGAATACGCTCAACGGCGGCATAACCGAAATAGCTGTTAATTTTTTCAATCAGGACATCTCCCTGATGCTGCACATAGGTTGCCAGCCCGCCGTTATTGATACGCAGATGCAA from Rhodospirillaceae bacterium harbors:
- a CDS encoding DUF721 domain-containing protein; protein product: MAQKNRQRGGRAKTLAEHVGKITKPIFGVRGFADAAIINDWPVIAGEHLADHSAPEKIHYSPGNKDRGVLHLRINNGGLATYVQHQGDVLIEKINSYFGYAAVERIHINQGPLPEPPGSPPPPVPPLPETEERGLLKNLSDIEDEDLHQALEGLGRAVLGKTLKQKP